One segment of Paraburkholderia bonniea DNA contains the following:
- a CDS encoding DNA-3-methyladenine glycosylase family protein produces MKPKPPTPQTPPASRSGSVTLTLPYTAPFDWPRLLRFLAGRATPGVEAVDANTDTYQRVVEWAGVSGLLTVRCEPQRAVLLARLDGAVSQHADALAKPLTHLFDLHADPGAIQAHFCRDLWLGPLLAAAPGLRVPGAWSGFELVVRAIVGQQVSVKAATTLTGRLVQRAGQLIVEAGPAAQPGWRFPTPERLASADLTNIGMPGKRVAALQGFAQAVASGDLPLEPAAADCATLRAKLLALPGIGPWTVEYVAMRAWRDADAWPSTDLVLMQAIMAREPALVRPAQQRERTEAWRPWRAYAAMHLWNEIADRAGAARGG; encoded by the coding sequence GTGAAACCGAAGCCGCCGACGCCTCAAACGCCTCCTGCCAGCCGTTCCGGCAGTGTCACGCTAACGCTGCCCTACACCGCGCCATTCGATTGGCCCCGGCTGCTGCGTTTTCTGGCCGGACGCGCCACGCCAGGCGTGGAGGCGGTTGACGCTAACACTGACACTTATCAGCGCGTCGTCGAATGGGCGGGCGTTAGCGGCCTGCTGACGGTGCGCTGTGAGCCGCAGCGTGCGGTCTTGCTGGCGCGTCTTGATGGCGCGGTGAGCCAGCATGCCGATGCGCTGGCCAAGCCATTGACACATCTGTTCGATCTGCACGCAGACCCTGGCGCGATTCAGGCGCATTTTTGCCGTGATCTATGGCTGGGCCCGTTGCTTGCCGCCGCGCCTGGCTTGCGGGTGCCGGGCGCATGGTCCGGTTTCGAACTGGTGGTTCGGGCCATCGTCGGTCAGCAAGTCAGCGTGAAAGCCGCTACCACGCTGACCGGCCGGCTAGTGCAGCGGGCCGGTCAGCTCATCGTTGAAGCCGGGCCAGCGGCTCAGCCGGGGTGGCGTTTCCCGACACCCGAGCGCCTCGCCAGCGCCGATCTGACGAACATTGGCATGCCAGGCAAACGTGTCGCGGCGCTTCAAGGTTTTGCGCAGGCGGTGGCATCTGGCGACTTGCCGCTAGAGCCTGCTGCGGCCGACTGTGCCACGTTGCGTGCGAAGTTGCTGGCGTTGCCGGGCATTGGTCCCTGGACCGTCGAATACGTGGCGATGCGTGCGTGGCGCGATGCCGATGCCTGGCCATCAACTGATCTGGTGCTGATGCAGGCAATCATGGCGCGCGAGCCGGCGTTGGTGCGGCCGGCGCAGCAGCGCGAGCGCACGGAGGCATGGCGGCCCTGGCGGGCCTATGCGGCGATGCATCTGTGGAATGAGATCGCCGACCGGGCGGGTGCCGCGCGAGGCGGATAA
- a CDS encoding VOC family protein yields the protein MKISIRDIDHVVLRTSALDAMQQFYCTVLGCTLEKVQPDLGLVQLRAGRALIDLLRSDSPAGGRPQTGHNLDHLCLRVEPFDGPALTAHLAAHGAQPGAIAERYGADGFGPSLYLRDPDGNTIELKGPPQAAWPTAAA from the coding sequence ATGAAGATATCCATCCGCGACATTGACCACGTGGTGCTTCGCACCTCCGCGCTCGATGCCATGCAGCAGTTCTATTGCACGGTTCTCGGCTGCACGCTGGAAAAAGTCCAGCCCGACCTCGGGCTAGTTCAGCTCCGGGCCGGACGCGCGCTGATTGATCTGCTCCGAAGCGACAGTCCAGCAGGCGGCCGGCCTCAAACAGGGCACAACCTGGATCACCTGTGCCTGCGCGTCGAACCCTTCGATGGCCCTGCGCTAACCGCCCATCTGGCGGCACACGGCGCGCAGCCCGGCGCAATCGCCGAGCGCTATGGCGCAGACGGCTTTGGGCCATCGCTCTATCTGCGTGACCCAGATGGCAACACCATCGAACTCAAAGGACCACCCCAAGCCGCCTGGCCAACGGCCGCAGCATAA
- a CDS encoding YaeQ family protein — protein MALKSTIYKAELQIADMDRHYYGNHALTIARHPSETDERMMVRVAAFALFAHERLEFCKGLSDIDEPDLWQRDLTGAIERWIDVGQPEERRIAKASGRAAQVHVIAYGGRTSEIWWQGVRGKVERLRNVTVWSLGEGVASALGGLAERTMRLQCTVQDGEAWLGSADADAVPIEWSVLKEPANG, from the coding sequence ATGGCTCTTAAATCAACGATTTATAAAGCAGAACTCCAGATCGCCGATATGGATCGGCACTACTACGGCAATCACGCTTTGACGATTGCCCGCCATCCGTCTGAAACCGATGAGCGGATGATGGTCCGTGTCGCGGCTTTTGCCTTGTTTGCGCACGAGCGGCTTGAATTTTGCAAAGGCCTGTCGGATATCGACGAGCCGGATTTATGGCAGCGCGATTTAACCGGTGCGATTGAGCGCTGGATCGACGTCGGCCAGCCCGAGGAGCGGCGCATCGCCAAGGCCAGCGGGCGTGCCGCTCAGGTGCATGTGATCGCCTATGGCGGGCGGACCTCTGAGATCTGGTGGCAAGGCGTGCGCGGCAAGGTTGAGCGGCTGCGCAATGTCACGGTGTGGTCGCTGGGTGAGGGGGTCGCGTCCGCGCTGGGTGGCCTGGCGGAGCGGACGATGCGGCTGCAATGCACGGTGCAGGACGGTGAGGCGTGGCTTGGCAGTGCTGACGCGGATGCGGTGCCGATTGAATGGTCAGTGTTGAAGGAACCGGCGAACGGGTAA
- the sap1 gene encoding surface attachment protein Sap1, with protein MKQRAVIFFALMGLIAASAVEAQDAIVKPQQTIQLKPNAYGCLSKDKLDAADRHAKAGEKQKMQEYFSGFQCISTPENSRFRVVRVVGHDVEFVNAGNSDTQGLWTNDRFIRQ; from the coding sequence ATGAAACAGCGAGCCGTCATTTTTTTCGCCTTGATGGGATTGATCGCCGCCTCGGCGGTAGAGGCCCAGGACGCCATCGTTAAACCACAGCAAACCATTCAACTGAAACCCAATGCGTATGGCTGCCTGTCGAAAGACAAACTCGATGCGGCTGACCGTCATGCGAAGGCAGGTGAGAAGCAAAAAATGCAGGAATATTTCTCGGGTTTTCAGTGCATTTCGACGCCCGAGAATTCGCGTTTTCGCGTCGTGCGGGTGGTTGGACATGACGTCGAATTCGTCAATGCGGGCAATAGCGACACTCAGGGCCTCTGGACCAACGATCGCTTTATCAGGCAATAA
- a CDS encoding LysE family translocator, which translates to MTLAQWLPFAMASAILVAIPGPTVLLVISYALGHGRRYAMVTTAGVALGDLTSMTVSMLGLGVILAASATLFTALKWLGAAYLVYLGIKLWRAPASQFETAHSASAPRTWQIFAHAYAVTALNPKSIIFFVAFVPQFIDPHAAIASQIVIFEATFVLLASSNALAYALLASAARRLIRRPQVQRGVNRTGGVLLIAAGVMAAAWKKAHS; encoded by the coding sequence ATGACACTGGCCCAATGGTTGCCGTTCGCAATGGCGTCAGCAATCCTGGTGGCGATTCCCGGCCCGACAGTACTGCTCGTCATCTCATACGCGCTGGGGCATGGACGTCGTTACGCGATGGTGACCACCGCAGGCGTGGCGCTAGGCGACTTGACCTCAATGACCGTGTCGATGCTTGGCCTAGGAGTGATTCTGGCGGCTTCCGCCACGTTATTTACCGCCCTGAAATGGCTTGGCGCGGCCTATCTGGTGTATCTCGGCATCAAATTGTGGCGCGCACCGGCCAGTCAGTTCGAGACCGCACACAGCGCCAGCGCCCCTCGCACCTGGCAGATTTTTGCGCATGCTTATGCAGTCACCGCGCTCAATCCCAAAAGCATTATTTTCTTTGTCGCTTTTGTGCCGCAATTCATTGATCCGCACGCGGCCATCGCCTCACAGATCGTTATTTTCGAAGCCACCTTCGTGCTGCTAGCCAGCTCCAATGCCCTCGCCTATGCGCTGCTGGCTTCCGCCGCCCGCCGCCTGATCCGGCGGCCGCAAGTGCAGCGCGGGGTAAACCGCACGGGCGGCGTCTTGCTGATTGCGGCTGGTGTGATGGCTGCAGCATGGAAAAAAGCCCACAGCTGA
- the speG gene encoding spermidine N1-acetyltransferase, whose protein sequence is MTTQHAHSLTLRPLEREDLRFVHEVNNNAKIMRYWFEEPYETFSELSQLYDQHVHDQRERRFVVIDSAGVTVGLVELIELDYIHRRGEFQIIIAPYAQGHGHATIATRLAIDYAFSVLNLRKIYLIVDKSNASAIHVYEKCGFQHEAELIEEFFGNGAYHNALRMCLFQSDFLQSSKSVS, encoded by the coding sequence ATGACAACCCAGCACGCCCACTCGCTGACCTTGCGTCCTTTGGAGCGTGAAGATTTGCGCTTCGTTCACGAGGTGAACAACAACGCAAAGATCATGCGTTACTGGTTTGAAGAGCCCTACGAAACCTTCTCCGAACTCTCCCAGCTTTATGACCAGCACGTTCATGACCAGCGTGAACGCCGTTTTGTCGTGATTGATAGTGCAGGCGTCACGGTTGGCCTGGTTGAGCTGATTGAGCTGGATTACATCCATCGGCGTGGTGAATTCCAGATCATCATCGCGCCCTACGCGCAGGGGCATGGCCACGCGACCATCGCTACCCGGCTGGCAATTGATTACGCTTTTTCCGTGTTGAATCTGCGGAAAATTTATTTGATTGTTGATAAATCGAATGCTTCAGCGATTCACGTGTATGAAAAATGCGGTTTTCAGCACGAGGCTGAATTAATTGAAGAATTTTTCGGTAATGGCGCGTATCACAACGCATTGCGCATGTGCCTGTTTCAAAGTGATTTTCTGCAATCCAGCAAGAGCGTTAGCTAG
- a CDS encoding ABC transporter ATP-binding protein, which produces MSLHLPRISLSNVSVSLPIYNARGRALKAELLRRTVGGDLGKSVDPQVVVINALDDVSVTLEHGDRVALVGRNGSGKTTLLRVLAGIYPPTKGKVLIDGRVSALTDMSMGMDMEATGYENVLLRAVVMGLSSKEADSLIPDIEEFTELGEYLRLPIRTYSAGMMLRLIFGISTAVQPEILLLDEMVGAGDAAFVAKARARIEGLIQKASIMVLASHDDHLVKNLCTKALWMHSGHLRAFGPVDEVIAAYHEQAGV; this is translated from the coding sequence ATGTCTTTGCACTTACCTCGCATTAGCTTAAGCAATGTCTCTGTCAGCTTGCCGATCTACAACGCGAGGGGCCGGGCGTTAAAAGCCGAGTTGCTGCGTCGCACCGTAGGGGGGGATCTCGGTAAATCCGTCGATCCGCAGGTTGTCGTGATCAATGCGCTCGATGATGTTTCCGTCACCCTTGAGCACGGCGATCGCGTGGCGCTGGTCGGCCGCAATGGGTCCGGAAAAACCACGCTGCTGCGCGTGCTGGCCGGCATTTATCCGCCGACGAAAGGCAAGGTGCTGATTGATGGCCGGGTCTCTGCATTGACCGATATGTCGATGGGCATGGACATGGAGGCCACGGGTTACGAAAACGTCTTGCTGCGTGCCGTGGTGATGGGGCTTAGCAGCAAGGAAGCCGACAGCTTGATTCCGGATATCGAGGAATTTACCGAGCTGGGTGAATATCTGCGTTTGCCGATCCGGACGTATTCAGCGGGCATGATGCTGCGTCTGATCTTTGGCATTAGCACGGCTGTGCAGCCGGAAATCTTGTTGCTGGATGAAATGGTCGGCGCGGGCGACGCCGCATTTGTGGCTAAAGCCAGGGCTCGGATCGAGGGGCTGATTCAAAAGGCCAGCATCATGGTTCTTGCTTCCCATGATGACCACCTGGTCAAAAATCTCTGTACGAAAGCGCTGTGGATGCACAGCGGTCATTTGCGTGCGTTTGGTCCCGTGGATGAAGTGATCGCGGCGTACCACGAACAGGCGGGTGTTTGA
- a CDS encoding ABC transporter permease, with amino-acid sequence MADIRESVAGWRVWYTLAMNDVRRRYRRSRLGQFWLTLSMALTVGGLGIVYSTLFKTDVATYLPYISVTFVFWGLITSGIVESCSSFIESEGLIRHTTIPRATHLLRTQLRTIIIAAHNVIIVPLVFIALRYPINWNIFYFIPGLILVLANIFWIGYFLAICSARFRDVPQIVASVMQLVFFITPVMFRTSQLGNHGYVLLFNPFAHLLQVVRDPLLGLPPDILSLSVCLVMAVIGNLIVVPFAGRYAARVVYWL; translated from the coding sequence TTGGCCGATATTCGTGAATCGGTCGCTGGCTGGCGAGTGTGGTACACGCTAGCCATGAATGACGTAAGGCGGCGCTATCGCCGTTCACGTCTGGGACAATTCTGGCTGACCTTAAGTATGGCGTTGACCGTTGGGGGGCTTGGGATTGTCTACTCAACGCTGTTCAAAACAGATGTCGCTACTTATCTGCCCTATATCTCGGTCACCTTCGTTTTTTGGGGGCTTATTACCTCGGGCATCGTTGAGTCTTGTTCCTCATTTATTGAGAGCGAAGGGCTAATTCGTCATACGACGATTCCCCGTGCGACTCATTTACTGCGAACCCAGTTGCGCACCATCATTATTGCCGCGCATAACGTGATTATCGTGCCGCTGGTGTTTATTGCGTTGAGATACCCAATTAACTGGAATATTTTTTACTTTATTCCCGGTCTGATTCTGGTGCTGGCCAATATTTTCTGGATTGGCTATTTTTTGGCAATCTGTTCCGCGCGCTTTCGGGATGTGCCGCAAATTGTCGCTAGCGTCATGCAACTGGTTTTCTTTATTACGCCAGTGATGTTCCGCACTAGCCAGCTTGGCAATCACGGTTATGTTTTATTATTCAATCCTTTTGCGCATTTGCTTCAGGTGGTTCGAGATCCTTTGCTGGGGCTGCCGCCGGATATTCTTTCTTTGTCGGTGTGTCTTGTGATGGCGGTAATCGGCAATCTGATTGTCGTGCCATTTGCCGGACGTTATGCCGCCCGGGTTGTTTACTGGCTTTAA